One Oncorhynchus clarkii lewisi isolate Uvic-CL-2024 chromosome 28, UVic_Ocla_1.0, whole genome shotgun sequence genomic region harbors:
- the LOC139386691 gene encoding biliverdin reductase A isoform X2, with the protein MFGSVVVGIGTAGFVRIRDMLAPLPSSAAEKLSVKGFISRRTLEEQQGVKQITIEDALRRDDIKVAFVCTENAVHEENIRTFLEAGKHVCVEYPMAMTYKTAVDLWDLAQEKGVVLHEEHIELLTADFKQLKKDIAGKKLEEGSLHFTGGPLKPGFGFPAFSGIARLTWLVDLFGELSVTAASMEEDQENKYMKMTTQLMTKEQKPLTWIEERGPGLPRVKNINFRFDSCTMTQLPPAAREPVGLFMQDLVLFSQKLLGQVPRDQLHAERHRVLHCLELADRIQQLSQQGQGSAQDA; encoded by the exons ATGTTTGGTTCAGTAGTGGTGGGCATCGGGACAGCAGGCTTTGTGAGGATCAGGGACATGCTAGCCCCTCTGCCTTCCAGTGCAGCTGAGAAGCTCAGTGTCAAAGGCTTCATTTCCAG GAGGACCCTAGAGGAGCAGCAGGGAGTGAAACAGATCACTATCGAGGATGCTCTGAGGAGAGATGACATAAAGGTGGCCTTCGTCTGCACTGAAAACGCTGTGCATGAGGAAAACATCAG gacatttctggaagCTGGGAAGCATGTCTGTGTGGAATATCCTATGGCCATGACATACAAGACTGCCGTGGACCTCTGGGACCTGGCTCAGGAAAAAG GAGTGGTCCTGCATGAGGAGCACATAGAACTCTTGACAGCCGACTTTAAGCAGCTGAAGAAGGACATAGCAGGGAAAAAGCTGGAGGAAGGATCCCTTCACTtcacag GAGGTCCTCTGAAGCCGGGCTTTGGGTTTCCAGCTTTCAGTGGCATCGCCCGGCTTACCTGGCTGGTGGATCTGTTTGGAGAGCTGTCTGTCACTGCTGCCAGCATGGAGGAAGACCAGGAGAACAAGTACATGAAGATGACCACTCAACTCATGACTAAAGAGCAgaa GCCTCTCACATGGATTGAGGAGCGGGGTCCTGGCCTGCCCAGAGTGAAGAATATCAACTTCCGCTTTGACTCATGCACCATGACCCAGCTTCCCCCGGCTGCCAGGGAGCCGGTGGGTCTCTTCATGCAGGACCTGGTGCTCTTCAGTCAGAAGCTTCTGGGCCAGGTCCCCCGTGACCAGCTCCATGCCGAGCGCCACAGGGTCCTCCACTGTCTGGAGCTGGCCGACCGCATCCAGCAGCTGAGCCAGCAAGGCCAGGGATCAGCCCAGGACGCCTAG